A single genomic interval of Noviherbaspirillum cavernae harbors:
- a CDS encoding FAD-dependent oxidoreductase has protein sequence MFIDTRHVEEGSVVETSVCIIGGGVAGITLAMELDKQGIDVVLLESGGFNPDDDTRDLCRGEDVGEWPYNFSDGSRSRFLGGSSNCWGGWCRPLDPWDFEKRDWIANSGWPFGLDELLPYYARTHKLLKLGPNNFEPDFWERSIGRPDVRRMPLVTGKIRDTISQFSPPARFGKLYRDVLKRSGNVRVYLYANATNIDTDTAARTVTRIEVATLSGRTMEVSAKLYVLATGGIENARLLLASNKVQRSGLGNGNDLVGRYFMDHPRLFSGNIRFSKEWSRNKLSDVKYHYQNAAVAAYGTCIAHQFALTPEVLAEEGLLNARAWFASIFPGEGSEGAQALFRCKQALLQKEQSGWSLSRDLLTMMTHPLDTIGYGYTRLYQPRWLIKGVQFQLIVEPEPDPNSRVMLSPTQIDQLGMPRVRVDWRLGSKVKRTFDRTMELLAEDMRKSGVAEVDLDPPFEGRNWPSDLEGTWHHMGTTRMHDSPKQGVVDRDCKVHDMTNLYVAGSSVFPTAGANFPTITLAALAFRLSERIGRELLRADADISVRVA, from the coding sequence ATGTTCATCGATACACGACATGTTGAAGAAGGTTCCGTAGTCGAGACATCGGTCTGCATCATAGGCGGCGGCGTGGCAGGCATCACGCTGGCGATGGAGCTGGACAAGCAGGGCATCGACGTCGTCCTTCTTGAGAGTGGCGGATTCAATCCGGACGACGACACACGCGATCTGTGCCGTGGCGAGGACGTGGGTGAATGGCCCTACAATTTTTCCGACGGCAGCCGCAGCCGCTTTCTGGGTGGCAGCAGCAACTGCTGGGGCGGCTGGTGCCGTCCGCTGGACCCCTGGGATTTCGAAAAGCGCGACTGGATCGCCAACAGCGGCTGGCCGTTCGGACTGGACGAGCTGCTGCCCTACTATGCGCGCACGCACAAGCTTCTCAAGCTGGGGCCGAACAACTTCGAACCGGATTTCTGGGAGCGCTCCATCGGACGGCCGGATGTGCGCCGCATGCCGCTTGTCACCGGCAAGATCCGCGACACCATTTCGCAGTTCAGTCCGCCGGCACGCTTCGGCAAGCTCTACCGCGATGTGCTCAAACGTTCGGGCAACGTGCGCGTCTACCTGTACGCGAATGCGACCAACATCGACACCGATACCGCCGCCCGCACGGTCACGCGCATCGAGGTGGCCACCTTGAGCGGAAGGACGATGGAGGTGTCGGCGAAGCTCTATGTGCTGGCTACTGGCGGCATCGAGAATGCGCGACTGCTGCTGGCGTCCAACAAGGTGCAGCGGTCCGGCCTCGGCAACGGCAATGACCTGGTCGGGCGCTACTTCATGGATCATCCGCGCCTGTTCTCGGGAAATATCCGCTTCAGCAAGGAATGGTCGCGCAACAAGCTGTCGGACGTGAAGTACCACTATCAGAATGCTGCCGTCGCAGCGTATGGCACGTGCATCGCCCACCAGTTCGCGCTGACGCCGGAGGTGCTGGCGGAAGAGGGCTTGCTGAATGCGCGCGCGTGGTTCGCGTCGATCTTCCCCGGCGAGGGCAGCGAGGGAGCGCAGGCGCTGTTCCGCTGCAAGCAGGCGCTGTTGCAGAAGGAGCAGTCCGGCTGGAGTCTCTCCCGGGACCTGCTGACCATGATGACGCATCCGCTCGATACCATCGGCTATGGTTACACGCGTCTGTACCAGCCGCGCTGGCTGATCAAGGGCGTGCAGTTCCAGCTCATTGTCGAGCCGGAGCCGGACCCGAACAGCCGCGTGATGCTGTCGCCGACGCAGATAGACCAGCTCGGCATGCCCCGTGTGCGGGTGGACTGGCGGCTCGGATCGAAGGTGAAGCGTACCTTCGACCGCACCATGGAACTGCTGGCCGAAGACATGCGCAAGAGCGGTGTGGCCGAAGTCGATCTCGATCCGCCGTTCGAGGGTCGGAACTGGCCCTCGGATCTGGAGGGGACATGGCACCACATGGGGACCACGCGAATGCACGATTCGCCGAAGCAGGGCGTGGTCGATCGCGATTGCAAGGTGCATGACATGACGAACCTGTATGTCGCCGGCAGTTCGGTTTTCCCGACGGCGGGCGCCAACTTCCCGACGATCACGCTGGCTGCGCTGGCGTTTCGCCTGTCCGAGCGCATCGGGAGGGAATTGCTCCGGGCGGATGCGGATATCTCGGTGCGGGTCGCGTAG
- the galE gene encoding UDP-glucose 4-epimerase GalE, producing MTTNKSILVTGAAGYIGSHTCVELLNAGYAVVALDNLCNSSPQSLKRVERITGKAIPFIKADVRDRQALDAVLKAHRIDAAIHFAGLKAVGESVEQPLAYFENNVSGTVTLLEALGAAGVKNFLFSSSATVYGDPESVPISESARLSVTNPYGRSKLMVEQILQDLARSDSSWAIGALRYFNPVGAHESGLIGEDPRGIPNNLMPFIAQVAVGRREQLAVFGDDYPTPDGTGVRDYIHVVDLARGHLAALAALFRSGEGFTLNLGTGRGYSVLEMVRAFEAASGRPVPYRVVARRPGDIAVCYADPAGAQERLGWTAQKGVTDMCADHWRWQSANPDGFNE from the coding sequence ATGACAACAAACAAATCCATCCTCGTTACCGGAGCAGCTGGCTACATCGGTTCGCATACCTGCGTTGAACTGCTGAACGCCGGTTATGCAGTCGTCGCGCTCGACAATCTGTGCAACAGCTCGCCGCAGTCGCTCAAGCGCGTCGAACGCATCACGGGAAAAGCCATCCCCTTCATCAAGGCGGATGTGCGCGACAGGCAGGCGCTGGACGCGGTGCTCAAGGCGCACCGCATCGATGCGGCCATCCACTTCGCCGGCCTGAAAGCGGTAGGCGAATCGGTCGAGCAGCCGCTCGCGTACTTCGAGAACAACGTGTCCGGCACGGTCACGCTGCTGGAGGCGCTGGGCGCGGCGGGCGTGAAGAATTTCCTGTTCAGCTCCTCGGCAACCGTATACGGCGACCCCGAGTCGGTGCCGATTTCCGAATCGGCGCGACTGTCCGTCACCAATCCATATGGCCGCTCGAAGCTGATGGTCGAACAGATTCTGCAGGACCTCGCACGATCGGATTCGTCATGGGCCATCGGCGCACTCAGATACTTCAATCCCGTTGGTGCGCATGAAAGCGGCCTGATCGGCGAAGACCCGCGAGGCATACCGAACAACCTGATGCCCTTCATCGCGCAGGTCGCCGTGGGCCGGCGCGAGCAGCTTGCCGTTTTCGGAGACGACTATCCGACACCGGACGGCACCGGCGTGCGCGACTACATCCATGTGGTCGATCTGGCGCGAGGCCATCTGGCGGCGCTGGCGGCGCTTTTTCGCTCCGGTGAGGGGTTCACGCTCAACCTCGGCACCGGGCGCGGGTACAGCGTGCTGGAGATGGTGCGTGCATTCGAGGCGGCGAGCGGACGTCCTGTGCCTTATCGGGTCGTGGCGCGCCGACCGGGCGACATCGCGGTGTGCTATGCCGATCCGGCAGGTGCGCAGGAACGGCTCGGCTGGACTGCGCAAAAAGGCGTGACGGATATGTGCGCCGATCATTGGCGCTGGCAGAGCGCGAATCCGGACGGCTTCAACGAATAG
- a CDS encoding polysaccharide deacetylase family protein, with protein sequence MKSLAKDRDLNNGIPILLYHRIDDSSVSTATPPLVFRRHLEMLAERGWRSLSAEEFAMAATRKGSMPQRSFVITFDDGYESVASAALAVLKEFDFKAICFLSTRFPRDPMHNPAQSANNANAHAYLSWEQARMLQSSGVIDCQSHSHSHRDFRNCSLAEIRHDLATSVDILSHELNLPANHFRHVAWPWGLSTPEWRAIARETGFHFQYTVARQSFLPDGALDEIPRTCFDATAFKNFQRQLWLQSGQLAPVWNAAYPFGRKLWQLKSMFG encoded by the coding sequence TTGAAATCATTGGCAAAGGACAGAGACTTGAACAACGGCATCCCCATCCTCCTGTACCACCGCATCGACGATTCATCGGTCTCGACCGCGACGCCGCCCCTGGTATTCCGGCGGCATCTCGAAATGCTCGCGGAGCGGGGATGGAGATCCTTGTCCGCGGAGGAGTTCGCGATGGCGGCGACACGCAAAGGCAGCATGCCGCAGCGCTCCTTCGTCATCACATTCGATGATGGCTACGAGTCGGTCGCGAGTGCGGCGCTGGCGGTGTTGAAGGAATTCGATTTCAAGGCGATCTGCTTTCTCTCGACCAGGTTCCCGCGCGATCCGATGCACAATCCTGCGCAGTCCGCGAACAATGCAAACGCGCACGCCTACCTGTCATGGGAGCAGGCGCGCATGCTGCAATCGAGCGGCGTGATCGATTGTCAATCGCACAGCCATTCGCACAGGGATTTCAGGAATTGTTCCCTGGCCGAGATTCGGCACGATCTCGCGACCTCGGTCGATATTCTTTCGCATGAACTGAATCTGCCTGCCAATCATTTCCGGCATGTCGCGTGGCCATGGGGATTGTCGACTCCCGAGTGGCGCGCCATCGCGCGCGAAACGGGTTTCCATTTTCAATACACCGTGGCGCGACAGTCCTTCCTGCCGGATGGCGCGCTGGATGAAATTCCGCGTACCTGCTTCGACGCCACCGCCTTCAAGAATTTTCAGCGGCAGCTTTGGCTGCAATCCGGACAACTGGCGCCGGTATGGAATGCCGCTTATCCGTTCGGCAGAAAGTTGTGGCAGTTGAAATCCATGTTCGGGTAA
- a CDS encoding glycoside hydrolase family 16 protein gives MTACGGGGGGTDAQASTSSFTAAPEASASQSTTGSSSGATGSESTGQASTETPGPFGQNAANYKLTFSDEFEGGSLDSNKWIDHEWYDQQRPINYAVEGGSLKIWPQKDENGNFFKRVINTDGKYYQTYGYFEMEAKLPHGKGVWPAFWLYNHDKPDPFRPEIDIMEAYSGGGPASGWSDANLKPTAFAATIWKGNPGDMAGHKMLQDLGDLSAGYHKYAMKWEPNKQTFYFDGKEIYSTTVAMPDRMYILVDILFGSASGQPDNTTPTGKSNSFDVKYVRAWQFK, from the coding sequence TTGACCGCCTGCGGTGGCGGCGGTGGCGGTACCGATGCGCAAGCATCCACGTCTTCTTTCACGGCAGCGCCGGAAGCGTCGGCGAGCCAATCCACAACGGGGTCCTCGTCGGGCGCAACCGGCTCCGAATCGACCGGTCAGGCATCTACCGAAACTCCGGGCCCGTTCGGTCAGAACGCAGCCAACTACAAGCTGACCTTCAGTGACGAATTCGAAGGCGGCAGCCTCGATAGCAACAAGTGGATCGACCACGAATGGTATGACCAGCAGCGTCCGATCAACTACGCGGTCGAAGGCGGTTCGTTGAAAATCTGGCCGCAGAAGGACGAGAACGGCAACTTCTTCAAGCGCGTGATCAACACCGACGGCAAGTACTACCAGACCTACGGCTACTTCGAGATGGAAGCGAAGCTGCCGCACGGCAAGGGCGTGTGGCCGGCATTCTGGCTCTACAACCATGACAAACCGGATCCGTTCCGTCCCGAGATCGACATCATGGAAGCGTATTCGGGCGGCGGTCCTGCCAGCGGCTGGTCCGATGCCAACCTGAAGCCGACGGCGTTCGCCGCCACCATCTGGAAGGGCAATCCCGGCGACATGGCCGGCCACAAGATGCTGCAAGACCTGGGTGACCTGTCGGCCGGTTATCACAAGTACGCGATGAAGTGGGAGCCGAACAAGCAGACCTTCTACTTCGACGGCAAGGAAATCTATTCCACCACCGTCGCCATGCCGGATCGCATGTACATCCTGGTCGACATCCTGTTCGGCAGCGCCAGCGGCCAGCCGGACAACACGACGCCGACCGGCAAGAGCAATTCGTTCGACGTGAAATACGTGCGCGCCTGGCAGTTCAAGTAA
- a CDS encoding glycoside hydrolase family 16 protein, whose product MPSFNCLRSIAPLAVFFLTTSASAADADTMVTTSPKSAAPPSGRAAGKTAVGPYGQNTAKYRLTFSEEFDGDRLDTRIWNDREWYDPSFPTINYAVEGGSLKIWPQRDANGNFFKRVINTDEKFYQQYGYFEMEARLPYGKGVWPAFWLYNHDHKEHFRPEIDIMEAYPGGGPGSGWSGANLRPTAYAITIWSGEPEVQGGYKMLEDMGDLSAKFHKYAVKWEPHKQTFYFDGKEVYSAKVSMPDRMYLLLDILFGSASGEPDDTTPTGKGNAFEIRYVRAWQFR is encoded by the coding sequence ATGCCCTCATTCAACTGTTTGCGATCGATTGCGCCGCTCGCTGTTTTCTTCCTCACGACAAGCGCGAGTGCCGCCGATGCCGACACCATGGTGACAACCTCGCCAAAGTCCGCCGCGCCGCCTTCGGGGCGCGCAGCCGGCAAGACTGCAGTCGGACCCTACGGCCAGAATACGGCGAAGTACCGTCTGACGTTTTCGGAAGAATTCGACGGCGATCGGCTCGATACACGCATCTGGAACGATCGCGAATGGTATGACCCGTCGTTTCCGACGATCAATTACGCGGTCGAAGGCGGTTCACTGAAGATATGGCCGCAACGGGATGCGAATGGCAACTTCTTCAAGCGCGTCATCAACACCGACGAAAAGTTTTATCAACAGTACGGTTACTTCGAGATGGAGGCCAGGCTGCCGTACGGCAAAGGTGTGTGGCCCGCATTCTGGTTGTACAACCACGATCACAAGGAGCACTTCCGTCCCGAAATCGACATCATGGAAGCCTATCCCGGCGGCGGGCCCGGCAGTGGCTGGTCCGGTGCGAATCTGCGCCCGACCGCCTATGCGATCACCATCTGGAGCGGCGAACCCGAAGTGCAGGGCGGTTACAAGATGCTGGAAGACATGGGTGACCTGTCGGCGAAATTTCACAAATATGCAGTGAAGTGGGAGCCGCACAAGCAGACGTTTTATTTCGATGGCAAGGAAGTCTATTCCGCAAAAGTGAGCATGCCGGACCGCATGTACCTCCTGCTCGATATCCTGTTCGGCAGCGCCAGCGGCGAACCGGACGACACCACGCCGACGGGAAAAGGCAATGCGTTCGAGATCAGATATGTGAGGGCGTGGCAGTTTAGATAA
- a CDS encoding glycoside hydrolase family 16 protein gives MSNSTFNRFYVSALASACAAVLLAACGGGGSSSSDSVQAGESTVVDGGTNDGTSTTPSPTPGNPESPSPSPSPSPAPSPSPAPSPTPAPTPAPAPSPAGIPGPFGQNEANYKLTFNDEFEGNSLDTGKWIDREWYDQQRPINYAVEGGSLKIWPQKDANGNFFKRVINTDGKYYQTYGYFEMEAKLPHGKGVWPAFWLYNHDHADPFRPEIDIMEAYSGGGPASGWSDANLKPTAFAATIWKGNPGDMAGHKMLENLGDLSAGYHKYAMKWEPNRQTFYFDGKEIYSTTVSMPDRMYILVDILFGSASGQPDNTTPTGKSNSFDVKYVRAWQFK, from the coding sequence TTGTCTAACTCAACATTCAATCGATTTTATGTATCGGCATTGGCAAGCGCTTGTGCAGCTGTCTTGCTGGCCGCCTGCGGCGGTGGTGGCAGTTCTTCCAGCGATTCCGTTCAGGCGGGCGAGTCGACCGTTGTGGACGGCGGCACCAACGACGGAACCAGTACTACGCCGAGCCCTACGCCGGGCAATCCTGAGTCGCCTTCGCCTTCGCCTTCGCCTTCGCCGGCACCGAGTCCGTCTCCTGCACCGTCCCCGACGCCTGCTCCGACACCGGCTCCTGCGCCTTCTCCAGCAGGAATCCCGGGCCCGTTCGGTCAGAACGAAGCCAACTACAAGCTGACCTTCAATGACGAATTCGAAGGCAACAGCCTGGATACCGGCAAGTGGATCGACCGCGAATGGTATGACCAGCAGCGTCCGATCAATTACGCAGTCGAAGGCGGTTCGTTGAAAATCTGGCCGCAAAAGGATGCCAATGGCAACTTCTTCAAGCGCGTCATCAACACCGACGGCAAGTACTACCAGACCTACGGCTATTTCGAGATGGAAGCGAAGCTGCCGCACGGCAAGGGCGTATGGCCGGCATTCTGGCTCTACAACCATGACCACGCGGATCCGTTCCGTCCCGAGATCGACATCATGGAAGCGTATTCGGGCGGCGGTCCTGCCAGCGGCTGGTCGGACGCCAACCTGAAGCCGACGGCATTCGCCGCCACCATCTGGAAGGGCAACCCCGGCGACATGGCCGGCCACAAGATGCTGGAAAATCTGGGCGACCTGTCGGCCGGTTATCACAAGTACGCGATGAAGTGGGAGCCGAACAGGCAGACCTTCTACTTCGACGGCAAGGAAATCTATTCGACCACCGTCTCCATGCCGGATCGCATGTACATCCTGGTCGACATTCTGTTCGGCAGCGCCAGCGGCCAGCCGGACAACACCACGCCGACCGGCAAGAGCAATTCGTTCGACGTGAAATACGTGCGCGCCTGGCAGTTCAAGTAA
- a CDS encoding glycosyltransferase family 4 protein yields the protein MDFHVIFCSEREPNRLWDLPPFDFPHTFLRERFVTVRGRYIHHNPDVISHLKRLAPDVVVTDGFNPTHLYAFAYAVMKNRAHAVMTDGTDVSEQSLSRVHKGVRRIVYARSHAFIAASQGGVRLYESYGIPAERCFMSCLCIDNGAYAAPLPTAQQDRPFDFIFSGRIEAVKNPLFALEVAAETARRIKRKTSILFAGSGSMEGDVRAVASRQSHLVDTHLHGHAAQGQLPALYGSARLFLFPTLWDPWGVVANEACAAGLPVITTPAAGVAGELVRDSENGFVCTPDVKTWAQRAAMLLTQDHVWRGFSRRSLALVDDYSYDKAAEGLMAACRACLSDDVRSGKRNLI from the coding sequence GTGGATTTTCACGTTATTTTCTGCTCCGAGCGGGAGCCGAACCGGCTATGGGATCTGCCGCCGTTCGACTTTCCGCATACCTTCCTGCGCGAACGTTTCGTGACGGTCCGCGGCCGCTATATTCACCACAACCCGGACGTCATTTCTCATTTGAAACGGCTTGCGCCCGATGTGGTGGTGACCGATGGATTCAATCCAACGCATCTCTATGCTTTCGCTTATGCCGTGATGAAAAATCGGGCGCACGCTGTCATGACCGACGGCACCGATGTCTCCGAACAATCACTGAGCAGGGTACACAAGGGCGTGCGCCGCATCGTGTATGCGCGATCGCACGCTTTCATCGCGGCGAGCCAGGGCGGCGTGCGGCTGTATGAAAGCTACGGCATTCCGGCGGAGCGCTGTTTCATGTCCTGCCTGTGCATCGATAACGGCGCCTATGCAGCGCCGCTGCCGACGGCGCAGCAGGATCGGCCATTCGATTTCATCTTTTCCGGACGCATCGAGGCTGTGAAGAATCCCCTGTTCGCACTGGAGGTGGCAGCGGAAACCGCGCGCCGGATCAAGCGCAAAACGAGCATCCTGTTTGCCGGATCGGGCAGCATGGAAGGCGACGTGAGGGCCGTTGCATCGCGCCAGTCGCATCTGGTCGATACGCATCTGCACGGGCACGCGGCGCAGGGGCAGCTGCCGGCACTGTACGGGTCTGCGCGGCTGTTTCTGTTCCCGACCTTGTGGGACCCGTGGGGCGTGGTCGCCAATGAAGCATGCGCAGCCGGTCTGCCGGTCATCACCACGCCGGCGGCTGGCGTCGCCGGGGAGCTGGTGCGGGACAGCGAGAACGGATTCGTCTGCACTCCCGACGTGAAGACATGGGCGCAGCGCGCAGCGATGCTATTGACGCAGGATCATGTCTGGCGCGGCTTTTCGCGGCGCAGTCTTGCCCTGGTTGACGATTACAGCTACGACAAGGCGGCAGAGGGGCTGATGGCGGCATGCCGCGCTTGTCTTTCGGACGATGTGCGGAGCGGTAAAAGGAACCTGATTTGA
- a CDS encoding polysaccharide deacetylase family protein, whose translation MGLMFTFSTDDGHPSDMKMAELLSKHGLNGTFYIPIRNCEGHAVLSPSQIEEIGRQFEIGSHTYDHCYLQHVDIWDAYYQIAEGKKQLENLLGKEVAGFCYPGGKYRQRDIDLVKACGFKYARTTMNLRFDIGDKLFEIPTTVQFYPHDRSVYFRNFAEAGSWLGRHDGLRLALMHDDWIERLFALFEYACVHGDLFHLWGHSREIDELDAWRALDEFFAHVASKVAQQNRVNNAQAAHVIY comes from the coding sequence ATGGGTCTGATGTTTACTTTCTCTACGGACGACGGTCATCCATCGGACATGAAGATGGCCGAGTTGTTGAGCAAGCACGGTTTGAACGGCACCTTCTACATTCCGATCCGGAATTGCGAGGGGCATGCCGTTCTGTCGCCCTCGCAAATCGAAGAGATCGGACGCCAGTTTGAAATCGGCTCGCACACGTACGACCATTGCTATTTGCAGCATGTCGATATCTGGGATGCATACTATCAGATCGCCGAAGGAAAAAAGCAGCTGGAAAACCTGCTGGGCAAGGAAGTGGCCGGATTCTGCTATCCGGGCGGAAAATATCGGCAACGCGATATCGACCTCGTGAAGGCTTGCGGATTCAAGTATGCAAGAACGACGATGAACCTGCGTTTCGATATCGGCGACAAGTTGTTTGAAATCCCGACGACGGTCCAGTTCTATCCACATGACCGCTCGGTGTATTTCCGCAATTTTGCCGAGGCCGGCAGCTGGCTCGGCAGGCATGACGGCCTGCGTCTTGCACTGATGCACGATGACTGGATCGAGCGGCTGTTCGCACTATTCGAGTACGCATGCGTGCACGGCGATCTGTTCCATCTGTGGGGGCATTCGAGGGAGATCGACGAGCTCGATGCATGGCGCGCGCTCGATGAATTCTTCGCGCATGTCGCGAGCAAGGTGGCGCAGCAGAATCGTGTCAACAACGCGCAGGCGGCGCACGTCATTTATTGA
- a CDS encoding WecB/TagA/CpsF family glycosyltransferase: MKTQLQHHTESVMPRKGKAILEAFIDAVTWDDAIGRIMRWGAAHESRYVCICNVHSVVTTTSDIEFKIAVNNADMATPDGAPIAWALRRLGFPAQERINGPDLMWKYLAEAERAGQTVFFYGSTDATLEKLDKVLARQFPRLQVGGRHAPPFRPLSMQEDEAIVKTINDSGAHVVFVGLGCPKQEKWMAEHRGRINAVMIGVGAAFDYHSGTVKRAPLWWQNNGLEWLYRLGSEPRRLFRRYMVTNTLFILGFMRQLLDVLRKEVFNK; the protein is encoded by the coding sequence ATGAAGACGCAATTGCAGCACCACACCGAGAGCGTCATGCCGCGTAAGGGCAAGGCGATTCTGGAAGCCTTCATCGATGCCGTGACGTGGGACGATGCCATAGGCCGGATCATGCGCTGGGGTGCAGCGCACGAGTCGCGCTATGTCTGCATCTGCAATGTGCACTCGGTGGTGACGACGACCAGCGATATCGAATTCAAGATCGCCGTGAACAATGCCGACATGGCCACACCGGATGGCGCGCCGATCGCATGGGCCCTGCGGCGGCTGGGATTCCCGGCGCAGGAAAGAATCAACGGCCCGGATCTGATGTGGAAATATCTCGCGGAGGCAGAGCGCGCAGGACAGACCGTTTTCTTCTATGGCAGCACCGATGCAACGCTGGAGAAACTGGACAAGGTCCTTGCCAGACAGTTTCCCCGGCTGCAGGTCGGAGGCCGCCATGCGCCGCCGTTCCGCCCGCTGTCGATGCAGGAGGACGAAGCGATCGTGAAGACGATCAACGACTCCGGCGCGCACGTCGTGTTCGTCGGCCTTGGATGCCCGAAGCAGGAAAAGTGGATGGCGGAGCATCGCGGCCGCATCAATGCCGTGATGATCGGCGTCGGCGCGGCATTCGATTATCACTCCGGCACCGTGAAGCGGGCGCCGCTTTGGTGGCAGAACAACGGACTGGAGTGGCTGTACCGGCTCGGCTCCGAGCCGCGCCGTCTGTTCCGGCGCTACATGGTGACCAACACCTTGTTCATCCTGGGTTTCATGCGCCAGCTGCTGGACGTGTTGCGGAAGGAAGTATTCAATAAATGA
- a CDS encoding glycosyltransferase family 4 protein codes for MKILVAHNTYQHRGGEDAVVDAEIALLREHGHDVMVYRQHNDALNHMSRAVAAVSTIWSSRAAGEVADVCKSFQPDVIHAHNTFPLISPSLYWTASRGRIPVVQTLHNFRLLCPQAIFLRDGKICEDCVGKLPWRSVTRKCYRESAMQSAVITGMLATHRMIGTYEERVTRYIALNSFARDKYIEGGLPAERFRIKPNFVASAVMPEWNGRSGGMCVGRLSSEKGLDVLANAVRMLDQPAIDVIGSGPLQALMEDTLGDRYLGYMALDDIMQRMRKAQFLLVPSICYENSPRTIVEAYACGLPVIASRLGALIDIVRDGITGLLFNPGDAADLAAKIAWAQAHPDAMLKMGRAAREEYEAHYTPERNYQMLMEIYEDAIAAPHRERHAA; via the coding sequence ATGAAAATACTCGTCGCACACAATACCTATCAGCACCGGGGCGGAGAAGACGCCGTCGTCGATGCCGAGATTGCACTGCTGCGCGAGCATGGTCACGATGTCATGGTGTACCGGCAGCACAACGATGCGTTGAATCACATGTCGCGCGCAGTCGCCGCCGTGTCGACGATCTGGTCGAGCCGCGCCGCAGGCGAAGTCGCGGATGTCTGCAAGTCCTTTCAGCCGGATGTCATTCATGCTCACAACACCTTCCCGCTGATCTCGCCATCGCTCTACTGGACCGCCTCCCGCGGCCGCATACCGGTGGTGCAGACGCTGCACAACTTCCGCCTGCTGTGCCCGCAGGCGATCTTTTTGCGTGATGGAAAGATTTGCGAAGACTGCGTCGGCAAGCTGCCATGGCGATCCGTCACGCGCAAATGCTATCGCGAGTCCGCCATGCAGTCGGCCGTGATTACCGGCATGCTCGCGACGCACCGCATGATCGGCACCTACGAAGAGCGGGTCACCCGCTACATCGCGCTGAACAGTTTTGCCCGCGACAAGTACATCGAGGGCGGATTGCCCGCAGAGCGCTTCCGCATCAAGCCCAACTTCGTCGCCAGTGCCGTCATGCCCGAATGGAACGGCCGCAGCGGCGGCATGTGCGTCGGCCGCCTGTCATCCGAAAAGGGACTGGATGTGCTGGCGAACGCCGTGCGCATGCTCGATCAGCCCGCCATCGACGTGATCGGCAGCGGCCCGCTGCAAGCCTTGATGGAAGACACCCTTGGCGACCGCTATCTCGGCTACATGGCGCTCGACGACATCATGCAACGCATGCGCAAGGCGCAATTCCTGCTTGTCCCGAGCATCTGCTACGAAAATTCGCCGCGCACGATTGTCGAAGCCTATGCATGCGGACTGCCCGTGATTGCAAGCCGGCTGGGCGCACTGATCGATATCGTGCGCGACGGCATTACCGGTCTGCTGTTCAACCCGGGCGACGCCGCTGATCTCGCCGCAAAAATCGCATGGGCGCAAGCGCATCCCGACGCAATGCTGAAAATGGGCCGAGCGGCGCGCGAAGAATACGAGGCGCACTACACGCCGGAACGCAACTATCAAATGCTGATGGAAATATATGAAGACGCAATTGCAGCACCACACCGAGAGCGTCATGCCGCGTAA